Below is a window of Halolamina sp. CBA1230 DNA.
GGCTGGGGAGGCCTGTGGGCTGTGCGGAGCCGTGCGGTCGCAAGTGGCCAACGATCAAGGTGCTGTTGCTGTCGCGGCTGCTGTTCCAGATTTCCTGACCGACCCACCGTCAACAGTCCACGAACGGCCACCACAAAAAGCCCGCAAAACCCGAAAACACCGATACGCCGACTACCGCCCGAACGGCGACACGCTCGGCCCCATCGACTCGCTCGGCGCGCTCCCGCTCTGCTGGATGATGTCGAACGCGGTCATCAGGTCGGTCCGGGAGATGATCCCACAGAGCTCGCCGTCGGCGTCGACGACCGGCAGGCGCCCGATGCCCTCCTGCTGCATCGTCTGGAGCGCGTTCATCGCGTCGGTCTCGGGCGTCGCCGTGTAGATGTCGGTCGCCATCACGTCGTCCACCCGCATCGCGTCGCGTTCGACCTCGTCGACGGACTGGGCGTCGCCGAGCGTCACCATCCCCACGAGGTCGCCGTTCTCGACGACCGGGTAGCCGGTGTGGCGCTCGTGGAACATCCGGCTCATCAGGTCCGCGACGCTGTCGTCCGGCGAGACGGTGTGGAGGTCCGCCTCACCCGTCATCACGTCGCCGACGGTGACGCCCTGGAACGCCGCCTTGAGCACGGTCTGCTGGGCCTCGCCCGCCGCGCCGATGTAGATGAAGAAGGCGAGCGCGAGCAGGAGCAGGTTCGGGCCGCTGAACAGCGCGAGCAGCCCCAGCAGCACCGCAAACCCCTTCCCCACCTCCGCGGCGATCTGTGTCGCACGGGCGTGGGTCCGCGTCCGGGCGAGCAGCGCCCGCAGCACGCGCCCGCCGTCCATCGGGAACCCGGGGAGCATGTTGAACGCCGCGAGCACGACGTTCGCGAGCATCAGGTAGCCGAGCAGGAACGTCGCGATCGGCTGCCCGCCGCCGGCGACGAGCGTGAACCCGGCGTACCCCAGCACGCCGAGGGTGACACTGACGATCGGCCCCGCGACGGCGACCTGGAACTCGATCTTCCAGTCCTCGGGCATCTCGGTGAACTGAGCGACGCCGCCCAGCAGCCAGAGCGTGATCGAGTCGATCTCGTAGCCGTGGTACATCGCGACCACCGAGTGGCCCAGTTCGTGGAGCAACACGCAGGCGAACAAGCCGACCGCCGCCGCGGCGCCCAGCACGAACGGGGTGTACCCCTGGGTCAGCACGGCGGGGTCGATCCCGGCGCCGAACGTGGGGTTGAACACCTGCTCGACCAGCGTCGTCACGTCGGTGCCGATCAGGTAGGCGAACACCGGCAGGATCAGCAGGAACGTGGCGTCGAGCTTGATCGGGATGCCGAAGATACTCCCCAGGCGGATTCCTCGCATACGCCCCGGTTCGGGGTACGGAGGGAAAAAGGCGGGCGTCGCGGGCCGTACGGTTTAGGTCGTCGCACGCAAAGCCCGTGTATGAGCGACAGCGATCCCGTGGTGAAACGCAGCGGCGAGATCGAGTACGAACCGGTCGGTGCCGCCGAGGGGATGCGCAAGGGCGTCCTGCTCGACGAGCACGACGGCGCCCCCAACTTCGCGATCCGTCGGTTCGAACTCGACCCCGGCGCCGAGGTCCCCGAACACACGAACGCGGTCGAACACGAACAGTACGTGCTCGCGGGGGAGTACACGGTCGGGATAGCGGGCGAGGAGTACACCGTCTCGGCGGGCGACTCGCTGCTGATCCCCGCCGGCGTGGTCCACTGGTACCGGAACGAGGGCGATCAGCCAGGAGCGTTCCTCTGTGCGGTTCCTAACGGCGACGACACGATCGAACTGGTCGAGGAGGAGTAGTTTCAGTTACTTTTCCGGCTGACAGCGTGCCGGTCAGTCTCCTGCCCTGCCCGGCCGACCGTCGCCGGTCAGTCTCCTGCCACGGCGGCGTCGACGCCCCGGCTACCGACCGGCCGGCGCGTGATCGTCGTCGTACAGTCCGGACAGGAGAGCGCGAGCCGGTCGCCCAGCTCCGTCGCCGTCTCGGACTCGTCCCAATCGCCGTCCGGCGGGCTCTCGTGGCCGCAGACCGAACAGAACAGGATCGCCTTCGTTCGCGTGGAGGAGTTCATTACCGGGGGTAGCCGCCCGAGGGTCCTAAAGCCTCTGTGAGGCTGTGTTGCACCCGCATGCGTTGGATTCCCGTGGGACGCGCTCGCGCCGCACCGCATGGCTGAAGTACCCCTTTCGCCTACGGGTAGCCGTGTCTCAGCAGGTCGCCCGCGTCGACACCCTGTTCCTCCACGAGTCCGGCGACGACTACCGCGTCGTCGTCCTCCGTGACGGCTCCCGGGTGTTCCGCGGCACGCTCGAACTCAAGGAGACCGACGCCGGCCCCCGCCCCCGTCGGTTCCTGCAGTCCGACGACGACGGCGGCGAGCCGATGCGCCCCGAGGAGTTCGTCGAACTCGCCCGCCGCGCCGAGCGCATCCGCATCTCCGAGCAGACCTCCCCCGAGGGCCGCGAACGCCTGCAGGCGATGCTCGACGGCTACCAGCTGGAGGCGCTCGTGGTTCGGACCTGCCGCTACTGCGCCAACGCCGGCCGCTACTCCCCGATCACCGAGGAGAACGCTATTTCCGCGGATCAGGACTACATCTGCCAGGACTGCGCCGTCGAGGAGCTCGAACGCGAACTCGCCTACAAGGGGCAGTTCACCGGCGCCGCCCAGGAGCGACTGGAGGAGCTCCTGCTCGACGTGGGCGATCTCGACCGCATCACCGACCTCCTGCAGGGCGACCTCGACCCCGACCTCACGAAGTTCGACACCATCTCCGCGACCACCGACGAGGTCGACCCGTTCCAGACCAGCGACCTCGACCTCCACCCGAAACTGCAGTCGATGGTCGAGGACCGCTTCGACACGCTGCTGCCGGTCCAGAGCCTCGCCGTCGAGAACGGGCTGTTCGAGGAGGAGGACCAGCTCGTCGTCTCCGCAACGGCGACGGGGAAGACTCTCGTCGGCGAGCTCGCGGGGATCGACCGCGCGCTGAAGGGCGACGGGAAACTCCTCTTTCTCGTCCCGCTGGTCGCGCTCGCGAACCAGAAACACGAGGACTTCGAGGAGCGCTACGGCGACGTCCTCGACGTGACGCTGCGCGTCGGCGGCTCCCGGGTGACGGATTCGGGGGCGCAGTTCGACCCGAACGCCGACGTGATCGTCGGCACCTACGAGGGGATCGACCACGGGCTCCGCACGGGGAAGGACATGGGCGACATCGGCACCGTCGTCATCGACGAGGTCCACAGCCTGAAGGAGGGCGAACGCGGCCACCGCCTCGACGGGATGATCTCCCGGCTCAAACACTACTGCGAGCAGCGCGCGACGGACCGCTCGGGCTACGACGGCGCACAGTACGTGTATCTCTCCGCGACCGTCGGCAACCCCGAGTGGCTGGCCGAACAGCTGCGCGCGACGCTGATCGAGTTCGAGGAGCGGCCCGTCCCCATCGAGCGCCACGTCACGTTCGCCGACGGCCGGGAGAAGCTCCGGATCGAGGACCGCCTCGTGAGACGGGAGTTCGACAGCAAATCCTCGAAGGGGTACCGCGGGCAGACGATCATCTTCACCAACTCCCGCCGGCGCTGTCACGAGATCTCCCGGAAGCTGGAGTACGACTCCGCCCCCTACCACGCCGGCCTCGACTACGGCCGGCGCAAGCAGGTCGAGCGCCAGTTCGGCGATCAGGATCTCGCCGCGGTGGTCACCACCGCCGCGCTCGCCGCTGGGGTGGACTTCCCCGCCTCGCAGGTGGTGTTCGACTCGCTCGCGATGGGGATCGAGTGGCTCTCCGTCCAGGAGTTCTCCCAGATGCTCGGCCGTGCGGGCCGCCCTGACTACCACGACCAGGGGAAAGTGTACCTGCTCGTGGAGCCGGACTGTTCCTACCACGGCTCGATGGAGGCCACAGAGGACGAGATCGCGTTCAAACTGCTGAAAGGCGAGATGGAGGACGTCTCGACGGTGTACGACGAGGCCGCCGCCGCCGAGGAGACGCTGGCGAACGTCGCCGTCGCCGGGAAGCTGGCGAAGCGGCTCAACGACCGCATGATCGGCGACGTGCCCACCAAACACGCGATCGGCAAGCTGCTGGAGTGGGAGTTCATCGACGGGTTCGAGGCGACGCCGCTGGGCCGGGCGGTCACGAGCCACTTCCTCTCGCCCGACGACGCGTTCCTCATCCTCGAAGGGATCCGCGAGGGGAACAGCCCCTACGAGCAGGTGGCGGCGCTCGAACTGGCGGATCAGGAGCTGTAGGCCCAGACACCCTTTTCGTCTCCCCCCGCGTTCGGTGTGTATGGCTGACGCCATCGACAGCGACGCCGCCGACGCTGACGAGCCGACCGCGGCGTTCATCGGGCTCGGACTGGCGCTCGGTGCCGGCCTCGGGGTCACGCTCGGCGCCGTGATCGGCTCGATCACCGGCGACCTCGGTTTCTGGATCGCGCTCGGGCCGTCGATCGGCGCCGGGATCGGTCTGCTCGCCGGGCTCCTGCTCGCGTCGACGGGCTGGCGGGGCGACTGAACGCTTTTTCCCTGCCGCGGGTCACCACCCGGGTATGAGTACGGACGAACAGACTGACGGCAGCGTCGACGCCGACGAGGAGGACGACGGCGTGATGGACGAGGGGGAAGCGATGGGGTTGGGGATGGGTGTCGGCATCGCCCTCGGCGCGGCGCTGGGGACGGCGATGGACAACTTAGCGATGGGCATGGGGATCGGGATCGCGCTCGGTGCCGCGTTCGGCGCCGCGTTCGCGGCGCGGGACGACGACTGAACCCGCAGCCTTTTGCCGTCGCCCGGACACCGAGAGCCCGTGGTAGCGATCACGCCAGGGGTCGTCGTCGTCGCCCTGATCGTGCTGGCGGCGCTGGTGCTGTTCGCGACGGAGCCGGTACCCGTCGACATCACCGCGCTCGGGGTGATGGTGACGCTGATGCTCGTCGAGCCCGTCAGCGGGATGCTCGCCGACGCCGGCGTCCTCGCCGCCCCGGTGACGATGATTACGCCCCAGCAGGGGCTCTCCGGCTTCGCCAGTTCGGCGACGATCACCGTGCTCGCGATGTTCATCCTCAGCGAGGGGGTCCGCCGGACGGGGATCGTCCAGACGCTCGGCGAGTTTCTCGCCCGGGTTACCGGCGACAGCGAGACCAAACAGCTCGGCGCGGTCGTCGGCATCGTCTCGCCGATCTCGGGCTTCATCAACAACACCGCCGCGGTCGCGATCCTGCTCCCGATGGTGACCGACGTGGCCAACCGCGGGAACACGTCGCCCTCGAAGCTGCTGCTCCCCCTGTCGTACGCCTCGATGTTCGGCGGGATGCTCACGCTGATCGGCACGTCGACGAACGTGCTCGCGAGCGACGTGGCCGCGCGGCTGGCTACCGCGCCGGAGTACGCGAACACCGACCTCCACGAGCTCGGGATGTTCGAGTTCACGGGGCTGGGCGTCGTGGTGATGCTGGTCGGCATGGCCTACCTGCTGACCGTCGGCCGGTGGCTCACCCCCGCCCGTATCGAGCCCAGTGACGACCTGACGAAGGAGTTCGGCGTCGGCGACTACCTCACCGAGGTGACCGTCCGTGACGACTCGCCGCTGGTCGGTCGGAAGGTCCGGAACGCGCTGGCCGAGGGCGATCTCGACGTCGACCTGCTCCAGCTCATCCGGGGCGAGGAGGTGTTCCTCGAACCGCTCGGCCCCAAACAGATCCAGGCCGGCGACACGTTCACGCTCCGGACCGACCGCGACACGCTGCTCTCCCTGCTCGACCTCGAAGGGCTGGATCTGGTTGACGCCCCCGTCGACGAGGCCGAACTCGAACAGGCCGAGGCGGGCCAGAACCTCGTCGAGGTGGTCGTCGCGCCCGGCTCGCCGCTCGTGGGGGAGTCGCTGACCTCCATCTCGTTCCGGCAGCGCTACAACGCGACCGTGCTCGCGCTCCGCCGGGGTCGCGAGCTGGTCCGCCGGCGCATGGACAAGGTGCCGCTGAAAGTCGGCGACACGCTGCTTATCCAGGCGACGACCGAGACCGTCGAGCGCCTCGATTCCGGCCGGGAGTTCATCCTGATCGGCGAGGTCGACCACCACGACTACCGGGAGGAGAAGACCGGCCTCGCGATCGGCATCGTCGCCGCCGTCGTCGCGCTCGCGGGGCTGGGCGTGCTCCCCATCGTCGTCTCGGCGCTGGCGGGGTCGCTCGCGATGGTCGTCACCGGCTGTCTCGACCCCGGCGAGATCTACGAGGCGGTGCAGTGGGACGTGATCCTCCTGCTCGCGGGCGTGATCCCGCTGGGGATCGCGCTCGAACGCACCGGCGCCGCCTCGCTGCTCGCTGAGGCGGTCGTCGCCTCCTCGGCGATGCTTCCGGTGATCGGCGTGCTCGCGGTGTTCTACCTGCTCACCGCGCTGTTGACCAACGTGATCAGCAACAACGCCAGCGTCGTGCTGATGATCCCCGTCGCCGTCGAGACCGCCCAGGCCGTCGACGCCAGCGCGACCGCGTTCCTGTTCGCGGTGATGTTCGCGGCCAGCACCGCGTTCATGACGCCGGTAGGCTACCAGACGAACCTGTTCGTCTACGGCCCCGGCGGCTATCGGTTCACCGACTACGTCCGGGTGGGTGGCCCGCTCCAGCTGTTGCTGATGGGCGTGACGACGGTCGGGATCGCGGTGATGTTCGACATCCCGATCTAACGAAACGCTTTACCGCGAGAGTCGCGGACGTGCGGGTACGGGACCGTGGGTTAGCCTGGTATACTTCGGGCCTTGGGTGCCCGTGACCTCGGTTCGAATCCGAGCGGTCCCATTCTGGCGACGCAACGACGAGGAGCGATAGCGACGAGTCCGCGTCGCCAGAATGGACTATGGATTCGAACCCTGCCAGTCGCGCGCAGCGAACGAGAGTGAGCGAGCACGTCTGGCTCCGGTTCGAATCCGGGCGGTCCCATCCTTTTGTGACGAGCACCGAGAAGAGCGAGACGTGTCTCCGCCGGGGTGGGGGATTCGTCCCTCTCGGCAGTCCAATATTCTGCAGCGTATCGACGCCGAACGACGCCGTCGCTCAGTGGTACGTAGCTTCGGGAAAAGCGCTGTATTCAGTCGCGGTCAGGCGACGGAAGACAGATCAGTTGCGGACGAGGTTCGTCGCGCGGGGGCCCTTGTCGGCCTGTTCGATGTCGAACTCCACTTCCTGTCCCTCCTCGAGGTCGGCGCCGCCGATGTCTTCCATGTGGAAGAACACGTCGTCGTCCGCGTCCTCTGTCGAGATGAAACCGTAGCCGCCTGTGTCGTTGAAGAAATCAACTGAACCGTTTGCCATTGCAAACAAACGTACACCCCAACCCGGGAAAACCCTTGCGAGGGTCGTGGTACCACGACCTACCGCTCGGCCAGCATCCGCACCGCGATCTGGAGGACGTGGACGAACACCCCGGCGACGGCCACGTACAGCCCCACCGACTGCATCGCCGGCCGGCCGCGGCCCTCCCGAACCTCCCACATCTCGTACCCCAGTCGGAGCAGGAAGCCGGCGAAGATCAGCGCGAACGCGACGATCCCGACGATCCCGACCGAGACGAACGTCGCGATCAGGATCGCCACCAGCCCCGCGCCGAAGGCGTACGTCGCCCAGCGACCGTAGTGGTCGAACTGCGTGTCCGAGCGCAGGTAGACGTACGTGCCGATCAGCGCCGTCATGGCGACGACGACGGCGCCGGTGATCGCCAGCGCCGTGATTCGCACGCCCTCCGAGAGGAAGGAGAGCACGCCGCCGCCGAAGGCGCCGAAGGCGAGTTCGAGCACGACCACGCCCGCCATCGCCAGCCCCATCGAGTCGTTCTCGAAGCCGCGCTCGGCGACCATCTGGCCGCCGGTGATCAGCGCGCCGTACACCAGCGCGCCGACGATGGGGACCGAGAACAGTAGGCGGTTCAGCTGCGCCAGCGGTGTCGCCGCCGCGGCGTACATCACGAGCACGTTCAGGAGCATCAGCCCCGTTGCGCCGCCGACGACGCCCCACTCGCGGGTGGAGAGCAGGAACCCTCGTTCAGTGGTGGTCTCGTAGCTCATCGCCGGCACGTAACGCCAGCGCGCCGAAAAGCGTTGTCGCCGCCGCTCGACCCGCGTTCACGCCGCCCCGAACCTCTTGTCGGAGGGCGCGCCACCCCGCGTATGGGCACCACGAACCGATCCACGAAACCGCATGCAAGCGGCCCGTTCCCACCCCAACGACAACGCTTAACCGTCGGCTGTGCTACCCACCGCTACGAATGAGTGCCATCGACGACGTCCACGAGGAGCTCGACGCGGACGTCTCCGCCGAGGAGTTCGAGGAGATGGTGGCGGAGAAAGTCGAGGAGATGGGTGGCCTCGCGGACGACGAGACGGCGGCGATGCTCGTCGCCCACGAGCTGGAGGACGAGGGCGGCGAGGTCGAGAGCGTCGCGGACATCGAACCCGGCATGGACGACGTGAAGTTCGTCGCGAAGCTGATCTCCATCGGCGAGAAACGCACGTTCGAGCGCGACGGCGACCAGCCCGACGGCCAGGTCGTCAACACCGAGGTCGCCGACGAATCGGGGCGGATCCGGCTCTCGCTGTGGGACGAGATGGCCGAATCCGCGCTCGAGGAACTGGCGGAGGGCGACGTGCTCCGCATCGCAGGCCGACCCAAGGAGGGGTACAACGGCGTCGAGGTCTCCGCCGACAAGGCCGAGATCGAACCCGACGTCGATATCGACGTCTCCGTGAGCGACAGCTACGACGTCGAGGAGCTCTCGATGGGGCTCTCCGACGTCACTCTCGTCGGCAAACTGCTCGACGTGGACGACGACTACCGCACGTTCGACCGCGACGACGGCACCGAGGGCCGCGTCGCCAACGTCGCCATCGGCGACGAGACGGGTCGCATCCGCGTCACGCTCTGGGACGAGGCCACGGACCTGCTCGAGGAACTCGAGGCCGGCGAGGTCGTCGAGGTCGTCGACGGCTACGTCCGCGAGCGCGACGGCGACCTCGAACTCCACGTCGGCTCCCGGGGGACCATCGAGGCAGTCGACGAGGACGTCGAGTACGCCCCCGAAACGACGGATATCGACGACGTGGAGATGGGCGACACCGTCGACATCGCCGGCGCCGTGATCGAGACCGACGACAAGCGCACGTTCGACCGCGACGACGGCTCGCAGGGCCAGGTCCGGAACGTCCGCGTCCGCGACGACACGGGCGACATCCGGGTCGCGCTCTGGGGCGAGAAAGCCGACCGCGATGTCACGCTCGCCGACCGCGTCGCCTTTACCGACGTGGAGATCCAGGACGGCTGGCAGGACGAGCTCGAAGCCTCCGCGGGCTGGCAGTCCACCGTCTCGATCCTCGACGGCGAGGCCGACGTGGAGGGCGCCGACGACCGCGACGAGAAGGCGCCCCCCTCGGCCGAGCAGGGCGGGCTCTCGGCGTTCGGCGAGGATGGTGATGGGGCGGACGAACTCCGCGAGGAGGAGACGACGGCCGACGGTGAGGAGGTAGAGTTCACCGGCACGGTCGTCCAGTCCGGCAGCCCCGTCGTGGTCGACAACGGCGAGGAGACCCGCAGCGTCGAGACGGGCGAGAGCGTCCAGCTCGGCGAGGAGGTGACGGTCCGCGGCGTCGAACACGACGGCCGCATCGACGCCGACGAACTGCTCTAAAGCCGCCGCGGCCGCGCCGGGCCTGTACCGCCGTTCCGGCCCGGAAGGACACACTTAGGTTCCGCCCGATACACTCGCCGACCGATGGACCGCTCCTCGCTTCCCGATGCCCTCCACCGGACCGACGACACGGTGTTGGCCGTGCTCGTCGTCGTCGCCGCGGGGCTGGTCGCCCGCCTCCTCTTCCTCGGCCAGCGCGTCGCCCACTTCGACGAGGGCCGTGTCGCCTACTGGGCGCTCCACTACCTCGAGACGGGCGAGATCAGCTACCAGTACATCGTCCACGGGCCGCTCGCGCAGTACGCCGACGCGTGGGTGTTCGCCGCCCTCGGCCCGAACGACTTCTCGATGCGGCTGTTCGTCGCCCTCGTCGGCGCGCTCCTCCCGCTGACGGCGCTGCTGTTCCGCAGTCGCCTGCGCGACACGGAGACGGTCGTCGTCGCCGTGCTGCTCGCGTTCAACCCGATCCTGCTGTACTACTCGCGGTTCTACCGCAGTTCGCTGCTGGTCGCCGCGTTCATGTTCGCCGCCTTCGGCTTCGGCCTCCGGGCGCTGGACGACGCCCGGCCGCGCCTGCTCTACCCCGCGTTCGCGTTCGGCGCACTCGGCTTCGCGGCCAAGGAGAACGCGCTCGTCTATCTGATGTGCTGGGTCGGCGCCGGCGCGCTCCTGCTCGACTTCTCGCTGATGAACCCGCGGAACTACGACTCGGGGGTCGACGCCGTCGTCGCCCGGGTCGCGCCGTACTTCGACGCGCTGCGCGACCCGGAGCGATCGACAGACGCCACGCTCTGGACCGTCCTGACGGCGCTCACGCTGCTCGTCCTGGCCTACGCGACGCTGTCGGGGTGGCCGCTGACCGCGATCGTGGCGGCGCTGGTGCTGCTGGTCTCGGTGACGATGCTCGTCGACGTGGTCCGATCGGACCGGGCCGCACTGCGGTGGGGTGGCGCGCTGCTGGGGAGCGTCGGCCTCTTCTTCCTGCTCTCGCTGTTCTTCTACGCACCCCGGACCGTCGGTGCCGGCGTCGGGCTCTGGGACGCCGTGTTCAACCCCTTCCGGTTCCCCGACCTGCTCGACGCGACGTGGGGCGACATCCGGCCGGGGCTGGAGTACTGGTTCGGCGGGAGCGTCGAACCCAAATGCGGCGAGGAGACGGTGATCGGCGGCTACATCTGCTTCCTTCAGGACACGATCGAGGTGCTGGCGAACTACGCGATCGTCGTCGTCCCGTTCGCGGCGCTTGGGTTCGTGATCGCGCGCTACGCCGGCGACCGGCCGCGCTCGATGGTGATGTTCGCGGGCTACTGGGGGTTCGTCAGCATCCTCGGCTACCCGCTCGCGACGGACATCCAGGCCGGCTGGATCATGGTGAACGCGGTCGTGCCACTGACGATCCCCGCCGCCGTCGCGCTGGGACTGGTGATCCGCTGGGGCTGGCAGTCCCTCGCCACGGAGGATCGCGTGGGCACCGTCCTGACCGTGGCGCTGCTCCTGCTGGTCTCCGGAGCGATGATCGGCCCGGCCGTCTCGGCGTCGTACGTCCAGCCCACGGCGGACGACAACGAACTCGTGCAGTACGCCCAGCCCCAGCAGGAGTTCCGCGGGACGTTCGACGACATCGGCGCTATCGCGCCCACACACGAGGGGACCGACATGGTGGTCTACGGCGACGAACTGGTCGTCGAACCCGGCACCGGCGGCGGGATGGCGCCGGCGTGTCTCAACCTCGGGCACGCGCTCCCCTTGCACTGGTACATCGCGGCCGACGACGTGACTACCGACTGTGCGTACAACGAGACCGCGCTCCAGTCGGAGATCGAGGAGGACAGCCCGGCGGTCGTGATCGCCCACGTCAACCGCGACGGGACGGTCGAGGAAGCACTGGCCGGTGAGGGCGAGTACGAACGCCGCGAGCACCACCTCCGAACGATCGGCCGGGAAGTGGTGGTGTTCATCGACGAGGACGCCCTCGCCGAGGCCGAGAACGCATGACCCGCCTCCTCGCCGGCGCGGCGGCGCACAACGCCGGGCAGTACGGCGTCGCCCGAACGATCTGGGCGGGCGAAGCGCCCGTCTCGCCTGACGGGAACGATGCGGACGACCGACTGCTCGAAGGGCTCGCCGCCTTCGGGACCGCGATCGTCGAGAGCCGTCGCGGGGCCTGGGACGCGGCGCTCGACGCAGCGACCGAGGCCGAACTCGCGTTCGAGGCGACCGACCAGGATCGCATCGATCTCGCGCCGATCGAGCGCTGGCTGGCGGCGTTCGGGACCGATCCCGAGACGGCGGAGCGCTCGCCGCCGCCCACGATCGCCGTCGACGGGGATCGTCCGATGCCGGGGGAGCTCCCCCTGGCCGCGGCGGCCGTCGTCGCCGGCGCCGTCGCGGCGACCCGGGGCGACGACCCCGACGTGGTCGCGGACGCGCTCCGGTTCGCCCGGGGGAACGAGCATCCCGAGACCACGCGGTACGCCACGTTCCTCCGGGACTACGCGGCCGCCGAGTCGGGCGAACGCGGGATCGTGTTCGAGCGGCTCTCGGGAGTGGTCGCCCGCCAGCGACGCAAGGAGGACGACGTAGAGGGGCTGTTCAAGTAGCGGGAACGGCGCTCAGTCGACGACCTCGACAGCGTCGCCGATCTCGAGCTGCTGCCCGCGATCGGCCTCCGGCACGCGCGTGATCAGCATCAGCGTGTAGAAGTGGTCGAACGCGTCCGCGTCGGCCCACTCCGGGAACGTCGCCTCGCGCTTCTCGACGAACCGCCGCCGGAACTCGGGGGTCGGCTCCCCCGTGTCGGGGTCGCGCTCGGGCACGACACAGCGAGCACAGGGGGTGGCACCCTCGAACCGGACGCCGCCGACCGTGAACGCGGGGGCGTCGTCGCCGACGAAGCGGTCCTCCCAGAACGCCGGCACGCCCGAGATCTCGAGGTTCGCACGGAGGCGTCGTCGCGCGCTCTCGACGGTCAGGTCGTCGAACCACGAGGCGACGGCTTCGAGCGTCGCCGTGCTGACGACCGAGGGGCCCATGTTCCGCCGGTCGACGAACCCCAGCGACGCGTTCCGGCGGAGCGTGAGGTCGTGGTCGAAGAACGCCGAGAACCAGGCCGCGGCGTCGTCGCGCTCGCTGTCGAGGTCGAACTGCCGGCGCTCGCCGTCACCCTCGACGGTCAGCGTCGCCGTCGCGGGGTCGTACGCGGTGTCGAGTTCGTGGAAACGGTCGCTGTGTTTCGCGTTGAACACGCCGTTGTCGTGCGGATCGCCGTCGATGTCCTCCGTCCTGCTCTCGAACAGCGCGAACTCTCGATCGCCCGCGAGCACCCCGCCGTCGAGGATCTCGTTCGTCTCGACTGCGGTGGCGTCGAGCCCTTTGACGGGGTAGATCCGGATACGTTCGAGTCGGGGCATAGGCGGATCTCGGCGGCCGGGGACATAGGCGTTCGTTCCCGATCACGTTCGTGTTCGCGTTTAACTGTCACCAGCCCGTACTGTCGGTCGATGGTTTCCACCGGAGACGCCGCACCCGTGTTCACGGCGACGAGAGGGACGAGCGACCACGAGCCGTTCGAGCTCGACGCCCACCTCGGCGACGGGCCGATCGTACTCGCGTTCTTCCCGGGAGCGTTCACGCCGCCCTGTACGAACGAGATGGTCGCGCTCCAGGAGCGCCTCGACGCGTTCGAGTCGGCGGGCGCGTCGGTGTTCGGCGTCAGTGCCGACTCGCCGTTCTCCCAGGGGGCGTTCCGCGAGGAGCACGGCATCGAGTTCGACCTCGTGAGCGATATGGCCGGGGAGGTCATCCGGGAGTACGGCCTCGAGATGGACATCCCAGACCTCGGCCTCTACGGCATCGCGAACCGCGCGGTGTTCGTACTCGACGACGAGGGGACGGTGACGTACTCGTGGGTTGCCGACGACCCGACGAACGAACCGCCGTACGACGACGTGATTGCGGCGGTCGAGGAGGTGTAACGACTCGCCAGCACGCCCTCGGTTCGATCGAAGAGCTCTCCCCCGGGTTCGAGTGCCGGGTGGATG
It encodes the following:
- a CDS encoding US12 family protein, with translation MSYETTTERGFLLSTREWGVVGGATGLMLLNVLVMYAAAATPLAQLNRLLFSVPIVGALVYGALITGGQMVAERGFENDSMGLAMAGVVVLELAFGAFGGGVLSFLSEGVRITALAITGAVVVAMTALIGTYVYLRSDTQFDHYGRWATYAFGAGLVAILIATFVSVGIVGIVAFALIFAGFLLRLGYEMWEVREGRGRPAMQSVGLYVAVAGVFVHVLQIAVRMLAER
- a CDS encoding cold-shock protein; the protein is MANGSVDFFNDTGGYGFISTEDADDDVFFHMEDIGGADLEEGQEVEFDIEQADKGPRATNLVRN
- a CDS encoding CBS domain-containing protein translates to MRGIRLGSIFGIPIKLDATFLLILPVFAYLIGTDVTTLVEQVFNPTFGAGIDPAVLTQGYTPFVLGAAAAVGLFACVLLHELGHSVVAMYHGYEIDSITLWLLGGVAQFTEMPEDWKIEFQVAVAGPIVSVTLGVLGYAGFTLVAGGGQPIATFLLGYLMLANVVLAAFNMLPGFPMDGGRVLRALLARTRTHARATQIAAEVGKGFAVLLGLLALFSGPNLLLLALAFFIYIGAAGEAQQTVLKAAFQGVTVGDVMTGEADLHTVSPDDSVADLMSRMFHERHTGYPVVENGDLVGMVTLGDAQSVDEVERDAMRVDDVMATDIYTATPETDAMNALQTMQQEGIGRLPVVDADGELCGIISRTDLMTAFDIIQQSGSAPSESMGPSVSPFGR
- a CDS encoding SLC13 family permease is translated as MVAITPGVVVVALIVLAALVLFATEPVPVDITALGVMVTLMLVEPVSGMLADAGVLAAPVTMITPQQGLSGFASSATITVLAMFILSEGVRRTGIVQTLGEFLARVTGDSETKQLGAVVGIVSPISGFINNTAAVAILLPMVTDVANRGNTSPSKLLLPLSYASMFGGMLTLIGTSTNVLASDVAARLATAPEYANTDLHELGMFEFTGLGVVVMLVGMAYLLTVGRWLTPARIEPSDDLTKEFGVGDYLTEVTVRDDSPLVGRKVRNALAEGDLDVDLLQLIRGEEVFLEPLGPKQIQAGDTFTLRTDRDTLLSLLDLEGLDLVDAPVDEAELEQAEAGQNLVEVVVAPGSPLVGESLTSISFRQRYNATVLALRRGRELVRRRMDKVPLKVGDTLLIQATTETVERLDSGREFILIGEVDHHDYREEKTGLAIGIVAAVVALAGLGVLPIVVSALAGSLAMVVTGCLDPGEIYEAVQWDVILLLAGVIPLGIALERTGAASLLAEAVVASSAMLPVIGVLAVFYLLTALLTNVISNNASVVLMIPVAVETAQAVDASATAFLFAVMFAASTAFMTPVGYQTNLFVYGPGGYRFTDYVRVGGPLQLLLMGVTTVGIAVMFDIPI
- a CDS encoding cupin domain-containing protein, whose translation is MSDSDPVVKRSGEIEYEPVGAAEGMRKGVLLDEHDGAPNFAIRRFELDPGAEVPEHTNAVEHEQYVLAGEYTVGIAGEEYTVSAGDSLLIPAGVVHWYRNEGDQPGAFLCAVPNGDDTIELVEEE
- a CDS encoding DEAD/DEAH box helicase, with protein sequence MSQQVARVDTLFLHESGDDYRVVVLRDGSRVFRGTLELKETDAGPRPRRFLQSDDDGGEPMRPEEFVELARRAERIRISEQTSPEGRERLQAMLDGYQLEALVVRTCRYCANAGRYSPITEENAISADQDYICQDCAVEELERELAYKGQFTGAAQERLEELLLDVGDLDRITDLLQGDLDPDLTKFDTISATTDEVDPFQTSDLDLHPKLQSMVEDRFDTLLPVQSLAVENGLFEEEDQLVVSATATGKTLVGELAGIDRALKGDGKLLFLVPLVALANQKHEDFEERYGDVLDVTLRVGGSRVTDSGAQFDPNADVIVGTYEGIDHGLRTGKDMGDIGTVVIDEVHSLKEGERGHRLDGMISRLKHYCEQRATDRSGYDGAQYVYLSATVGNPEWLAEQLRATLIEFEERPVPIERHVTFADGREKLRIEDRLVRREFDSKSSKGYRGQTIIFTNSRRRCHEISRKLEYDSAPYHAGLDYGRRKQVERQFGDQDLAAVVTTAALAAGVDFPASQVVFDSLAMGIEWLSVQEFSQMLGRAGRPDYHDQGKVYLLVEPDCSYHGSMEATEDEIAFKLLKGEMEDVSTVYDEAAAAEETLANVAVAGKLAKRLNDRMIGDVPTKHAIGKLLEWEFIDGFEATPLGRAVTSHFLSPDDAFLILEGIREGNSPYEQVAALELADQEL